A segment of the Agarivorans albus genome:
CTTAGAAGAGACTGCTTTACGAGCAAGAAGTTGGTATATCGAAGTAGCTGCACCGCGATATAAAGATATGTTTATTTCAGCTGTAAACGAGCTTAGGTTTACTCTGAAAGTGACTAGAGCCTCGAAGCAGGTAGATAGTTTATCGGTTGAATAAGCATATTGAAGGTGTAAGCAACAGGCTTGAGTGAGCAGCTTGGCCGAAAGCAAAAAGGCCTGCAAATGATGCAGGACTTTTTATTATGGTGGTCGCAACGGTGCTTGAACCAGTGACCCTCGCCTAGCAAAGAGGAGGGCGTTGCTCTCCCGCTCTTTATGGCTAAGCGATGAGTTCGAGTTTTCTGATTGGCCAAAAGCAAAAAGGCCTGCAAATAATGCAGGCTTTTTTAATATGGTGGTCGCTACTGGGCTTGAACCAGTGACCCTCGCCTAGCAAAGAGGAGGGCGTTGCTCTCCCGCTTTTTATGGCTAAGCGATACGTTCGAGTTTTCTGTTTGGCAGAAAGCAAAAAGGCCTGCAAATGATGCAGGCCTTTTTAATATGGTGGTCGCTACTGGGCTTGAACCAGTGACCCTCGCCTTGTAAGGGCGATGCTCTCCCGCTTTTTATGGCTAAGCGATACGTTTGAGTTTTCTGATTGGCGGAAAGCAAAAAGGCCTGCAAATAATGCAGGCCTTCTTAATATGGTGGTCGCTACTGGGCTTGAACCAGTGACCCTCGCCTTGTAAGGGCGATGCTCTCCCAACTGAGCTAAGCGACCGAATTTTGTGTTACTCGTAAACCGTTCAAAGAACCATTTATTTTAAATATGGTGGTCGCTACTGGGCTTGAACCAGTGACCCTCGCCTTGTAAGGGCGATGCTCTCCCAACTGAGCTAAGCGACCGAATTTTGTGTTACTAGCAAACCGTTCAAAGAACCATTTACTTTAAATATGGTGGTCGCTACTGGGCTTGAACCAGTGACCCTCGCCTTGTAAGGGCGATGCTCTCCCAACTGAGCTAAGCGACCAACGGGTTTCGTTGCTATGCAACTGGAGGCTAATTTACATTAACACCCAATAAATATGGTGGTCGCTACTGGACTTGAATCGGTGATTCTCGCCATATAGAGAGTAGGGCGATGCCCTTACCAACCACTAACACTTCATGCTAAGTGTTTAAATATGGTGGTCGCTACTGGGCTTGAACCAGTGACCCTCGCCTTGTAAGGGCGATGCTCTCCCAACTGAGCTAAGCGACCGAATTTTGTGTTACTAGCAAACCGTTCAAAGAACCATTTACTTTAAATATGGTGGTCGCTACTGGGCTTGAACCAGTGACCCTCGCCTTGTAAGGGCGATGCTCTCCCAACTGAGCTAAGCGACCGTCTTGTGGGGGCGTATTATAGGGTGGTCTGCGTGTGTGTCAACGCAAATTTTAAGGAAACTGACTGCTTGCACAAATTCTCGTCAAAATGCCTATTTAGGCCGCTGTATTGGCCAGAATGTTAGCAAATTAAGCGTATTTTGAGTGTGGCTCTTAGCTAGCGAATTTTGTTGGGTGTGGTAAAATCCGCGCCATTCAACTCGGTCAACTATTTAACTAGAGAATAAACATGACAGTTCGTACTCGCGTAGCACCTTCACCAACGGGTGACCCACATGTAGGTACCGCCTATATCGCATTATTTAACTACTGTTTTGCCAAGCAACATGGTGGCGAATTTATTCTACGTATTGAAGATACCGACCAAGCACGTAGTTCGCGTGAATCTGAACAAGCGATCTACGACAGCCTAAGCTGGATAGGTTTGAATTGGGATGAAGGCCCAGATTGTGGCGGAGCCGCAGGCCCATACCGCCAGAGCGAGCGTAGTGACATATACAAGAAATTCGCTCAACAGCTTATTGATGAAGGCAAAGCATTTTACTGTTTTGCTACGTCAGAAGAGCTTGATGAAATGCGTAAGCAGCAAATGGCAGAAGGTCTGCAGCCTAAATACGATGGCCGAGGCTTAAAACTTAGCGCTGAAGAAATTGCTGCTAACCTAGCAGAAGGCAAACCTTACGTAGTGCGTATGAAAATACCTGAGTCTGGTAGCTTTAGCTTTACCGACTATTTACGTGGTGAAGTTGAGATCCCTTGGGAACAGGTAGATATGCAAGTGCTACTTAAAGCCGATGGTTTACCAACTTACTTCTTGGCTAACGTTGTAGACGACCACCTAATGGGCATTACCCACGTATTTCGCGGTGAAGAATGGTTAAACTCTGCGCCAAAACTGCTGAAGTTATATCAAGATTTGGGTTGGGAAGCGCCAGTGCTTGGCCACATGCCGTTGTTGCGTAACCCGGATAAGAGCAAGCTGAGTAAGCGTAAAAACCCAACCAGCGTAAATTACTATCGCAAAATGGGCTTCTTGCCAGAAGCAATGCTTAACTATTTAGGCCGTATGGGTTGGTCTATGCCTGATGAGCGTGAGAAATTCACCTTGTCAGAAATGATTGAGCACTTCGATATGAAACGTGTATCGCTTGGCGGCCCAGTATTTGATGTAGAAAAACTCAAATGGTTAAACGGTTTGTGGATCCGTGAAGAGCTAAGCGATGAGCAGTTAGCTCAACGTTTAGTTGAGTGGGCTTACAATCAAGAAACCTTAATGAGCATTATTCCGCAAGCCAAAGCGCGCTTAGATGTATTAAGTGACTTAGCACCGCTTGCTGGGCACTTTGTGTCTGGCATTCCAGAATATGCGCCAGAGCTGCTTACTGCAGGTAAACTTGAAGAAGAGCAAGTTCGTAGTTTGTTGCAGATGTTTATTTGGCAATTAGAAGAGCAGCGTCAATGGGACAAAGACACGGTATTTGCGGTAGCTAAGCAACTATCTACTCATCTAGATGTTAAAATCCGTGATTTCTTAGAGCCTATTTTTGTGGCGATTACTGGCAAAACCAGTTCTACCTCGGTAGTTGATGCTATGGCTATTCTAGGTTCAGACATGAGCCGAGCACGTTTACGCTTTGCACTAAGCCATATTGGCGTCAGTAAGAAGCAAGCTAAGTCGTTAGATAAAGCATATCGCGCATACAAAGCTAGCTGGTAAACCGCCGTTAATACTTAAAAAGCCAACGCTAAGCGTTGGCTTTTTTATTTCTTAGCGTAAATAGTTTGTTTATACCAATAACATGCTGCCACAAGCTGCAAGCAGTAAACCTAGTGCCAGCAAGAACTGCAATTGAAGTCTAATACTCATCGTGTTCCTATATTATGCATCAGTAGATAACTTATCTTGCATCAAGCACAGCAGCGATTACCTTGAATTGCTTCACAGTTTGTTTTTTGACCAGTGCTTATACATTAAAAACCTTCTTTAGGTCTCATTTATATTGCGTTTTAATGCCAATCTTGTAACCAAATTGACACAATGGCGTAACATGCTTATTCACAAATGACTTATTTGTAAATAAAGTATTGAGCATCTAG
Coding sequences within it:
- the gltX gene encoding glutamate--tRNA ligase, with product MTVRTRVAPSPTGDPHVGTAYIALFNYCFAKQHGGEFILRIEDTDQARSSRESEQAIYDSLSWIGLNWDEGPDCGGAAGPYRQSERSDIYKKFAQQLIDEGKAFYCFATSEELDEMRKQQMAEGLQPKYDGRGLKLSAEEIAANLAEGKPYVVRMKIPESGSFSFTDYLRGEVEIPWEQVDMQVLLKADGLPTYFLANVVDDHLMGITHVFRGEEWLNSAPKLLKLYQDLGWEAPVLGHMPLLRNPDKSKLSKRKNPTSVNYYRKMGFLPEAMLNYLGRMGWSMPDEREKFTLSEMIEHFDMKRVSLGGPVFDVEKLKWLNGLWIREELSDEQLAQRLVEWAYNQETLMSIIPQAKARLDVLSDLAPLAGHFVSGIPEYAPELLTAGKLEEEQVRSLLQMFIWQLEEQRQWDKDTVFAVAKQLSTHLDVKIRDFLEPIFVAITGKTSSTSVVDAMAILGSDMSRARLRFALSHIGVSKKQAKSLDKAYRAYKASW